A single Candidatus Tanganyikabacteria bacterium DNA region contains:
- a CDS encoding adenine phosphoribosyltransferase → MITAEQSALIKTYIRDIPDFPKPGIVFKDITPLMKDQAVFRLAVETIVERYKRFDIDLVVGIESRGFIFGAPISYGLECGFIPVRKPGKLPYETRRQEYELEYGTDALEMHVDAIETGSRILIVDDLLATGGTVSATTDLVRAAGGEVVEATFLVELSFLGGRERVAAKGLDIFPLVTF, encoded by the coding sequence GTGATTACAGCTGAGCAATCCGCCCTCATCAAGACGTACATCCGGGACATCCCGGATTTTCCCAAGCCCGGAATAGTCTTCAAGGACATCACGCCGCTGATGAAGGATCAGGCAGTGTTTCGCCTGGCCGTCGAGACCATCGTGGAGCGGTACAAGCGCTTCGACATCGATCTGGTGGTCGGCATCGAGTCCCGCGGCTTCATCTTCGGCGCGCCGATTTCCTACGGCCTCGAATGCGGTTTCATTCCCGTACGCAAGCCGGGCAAGCTCCCGTACGAGACGCGGCGCCAGGAGTACGAGCTGGAGTACGGTACCGATGCCCTGGAGATGCACGTGGACGCCATCGAGACGGGCAGCCGCATCCTCATCGTGGACGATCTCCTGGCGACCGGCGGGACCGTCTCGGCCACGACCGACCTGGTCCGAGCCGCCGGCGGCGAGGTCGTCGAGGCCACCTTCCTGGTGGAACTGTCGTTTCTGGGCGGTCGCGAGCGCGTCGCCGCCAAGGGACTGGATATCTTCCCGCTAGTCACGTTCTGA
- a CDS encoding matrixin family metalloprotease: MRPLSLALPAAITLGLAACALPFPGGPQQTLTFPAEEEDPPVPTPIPGALVPGATASFVAKVVPKTALDANKAATTQYCPFIEFEVQDAKFSPRWPGATLAYSPGARPLPQMQRDLFRRAVEKLNTTVGFKIFSMLSDGASADIPVTDSTSFSSHTVLGETEARVVSRYTSTTLQIDFSEKMRLRSGLSDSLFYRVALHELGHAAGLEHNPRPNTLMNKGTSSRTPMDFAPEERESLKLLYSLPDVPLKPHRIAQSLPGESLLVLIFP, translated from the coding sequence ATGCGCCCCTTGTCACTGGCCTTGCCGGCCGCCATCACCCTCGGGTTGGCTGCCTGCGCCTTGCCGTTTCCGGGCGGCCCGCAGCAGACCCTGACGTTTCCGGCCGAGGAAGAGGATCCGCCCGTGCCCACTCCGATTCCGGGCGCGCTCGTGCCGGGCGCCACGGCGAGCTTCGTCGCCAAGGTGGTTCCCAAGACGGCGCTGGATGCCAACAAGGCGGCGACTACCCAGTACTGCCCGTTCATCGAGTTCGAGGTGCAAGACGCCAAGTTCTCTCCGCGCTGGCCCGGTGCCACGCTCGCCTACTCGCCCGGCGCCCGGCCGCTCCCGCAGATGCAGCGCGACCTCTTCCGCCGCGCGGTCGAGAAACTCAACACCACGGTCGGCTTCAAGATCTTCTCGATGCTCTCGGATGGCGCGTCGGCCGACATCCCCGTCACCGACAGCACCTCGTTTTCGAGCCACACCGTGCTCGGCGAGACCGAGGCGCGGGTCGTCAGCCGCTACACCTCGACGACCCTGCAGATCGACTTCTCCGAGAAGATGCGCTTGCGGTCCGGTCTCTCTGACTCGCTCTTCTACCGCGTGGCCCTGCATGAGCTGGGCCACGCCGCCGGCCTCGAGCACAACCCGCGCCCGAACACCCTCATGAACAAGGGGACCAGCAGCCGCACCCCGATGGACTTCGCGCCCGAGGAGCGCGAGTCGCTGAAGTTGCTCTATTCCCTGCCTGACGTCCCCCTGAAGCCGCACCGCATTGCCCAGAGCCTGCCCGGCGAGAGCCTCCTGGTACTCATCTTCCCCTGA
- a CDS encoding alpha/beta hydrolase, whose amino-acid sequence MLKAELERRKGARVRERILAPLRRYGPPAIGAIALALALYLGVVGVSGAQRIAHPKPFSFPDRPENYGMTYEAVRFPAAVDNVPIAGWLFPDPAGKGRLVIVVPGYRSHKAHLLREYTYWLAQASGVLAIDTRGNGESGRAPFSFGDDERRDVAGAVAFARQKGYRRIALFGTSAGGAAAIAEGAHDPAVQAVVSDGAPASVRSGLTGYLRGRGYPLPGLGALAIMGALGFHLGHLPGQGDAARNVAALSPRPLLLIHGTRDHVIPVSNSEEIAQAADPRHTAVLTFKEADHMSEMDRSPHRLYRAAYEGAVLELLRRALR is encoded by the coding sequence GTGTTGAAGGCCGAACTGGAACGCCGGAAGGGGGCTCGCGTCCGCGAGCGCATCCTGGCGCCCCTGCGCAGATACGGGCCGCCCGCGATCGGCGCGATCGCGCTTGCGTTGGCGCTGTACCTGGGCGTCGTGGGCGTCTCCGGGGCGCAGCGCATCGCGCACCCGAAGCCGTTTTCCTTCCCCGACCGTCCCGAGAACTACGGCATGACCTACGAGGCCGTGCGGTTTCCGGCGGCCGTCGACAACGTGCCGATCGCCGGCTGGCTCTTCCCGGACCCGGCCGGCAAGGGCCGCCTGGTGATCGTGGTGCCGGGCTACCGCAGCCACAAGGCGCACCTGCTGCGCGAGTACACCTACTGGCTGGCCCAGGCCAGCGGGGTGCTGGCCATCGACACGCGCGGCAACGGCGAGAGCGGGCGGGCGCCGTTCAGCTTCGGCGACGACGAGCGCCGGGACGTGGCTGGCGCGGTCGCGTTCGCGCGGCAGAAGGGTTACCGCCGCATCGCCCTGTTTGGCACGAGTGCCGGTGGGGCGGCGGCGATCGCCGAGGGCGCCCACGACCCGGCGGTGCAGGCGGTCGTCTCCGACGGCGCGCCCGCGTCCGTCCGGTCGGGCCTCACCGGCTACCTGCGGGGCAGGGGCTATCCGCTGCCGGGTCTGGGCGCACTGGCGATCATGGGCGCGCTGGGGTTCCACCTTGGCCACCTGCCGGGACAGGGCGACGCGGCAAGAAACGTCGCGGCGCTCTCCCCCAGGCCGCTCCTGTTGATCCACGGAACCCGCGACCATGTGATTCCCGTCAGCAACTCGGAGGAGATCGCACAAGCCGCGGATCCGCGGCATACCGCGGTGCTCACCTTCAAGGAGGCCGACCACATGTCCGAGATGGACCGCAGCCCGCACCGGTTGTACCGGGCGGCGTACGAGGGCGCGGTCCTCGAACTTCTCCGCCGGGCCCTCCGGTAG